Proteins from a genomic interval of Oncorhynchus kisutch isolate 150728-3 linkage group LG28, Okis_V2, whole genome shotgun sequence:
- the LOC109872968 gene encoding claudin-like protein ZF-A89, which yields MSSAGLQILGIFLAIIGWLGDIVICALPMWKVTAFIGNNIVTAQTFWEGLWMNCVQQSTGQMQCKVYDSLLALPPYLQAARALVIISILVAVIGILLSVAGGKCTNCIEDEEAKSKVAITSGMFFLVAGVLCLIPVSWCANTVIRDFYNPLLTDVQRRELGASLFIGWASAGLMLVGGALLCCQCPLREARGYSAKYSAPIGGAYI from the coding sequence ATGTCCTCCGCTGGTCTCCAGATTCTGGGTATCTTCCTGGCTATTATTGGTTGGCTAGGGGACATTGTCATCTGCGCACTCCCCATGTGGAAGGTGACGGCTTTCATAGGCAACAACATCGTGACTGCACAGACCTTCTGGGAAGGCCTGTGGATGAACTGTGTGCAGCAGAGCACAGGCCAGATGCAGTGTAAGGTTTACGACTCCTTGCTAGCTCTCCCCCCGTACCTCCAGGCTGCCAGAGCTCTGGTGATCATCTCCATCCTTGTGGCCGTGATCGGCATCCTACTCTCCGTGGCCGGGGGGAAGTGCACCAACTGCATTGAGGACGAGGAGGCCAAGTCTAAGGTGGCCATCACATCCGGCATGTTCTTCCTAGTCGCTGGCGTCCTCTGCCTGATCCCTGTGTCCTGGTGCGCCAACACTGTTATCAGGGACTTCTACAACCCGCTGCTCACTGACGTGCAGAGGAGAGAGCTGGGAGCTTCACTGTTCATCGGCTGGGCCTCTGCTGGCCTAATGCTCGTCGGGGGTGcacttctctgctgccagtgccCTCTGCGCGAAGCGAGGGGGTACTCTGCCAAATATTCCGCCCCCATTGGAGGGGCCTACATCTGA
- the LOC109873148 gene encoding claudin-like protein ZF-A89 — MTSAGLQILGIVLALIGWLGDIVICAFPMWKVTAFIGNNIVTAQMFWEGLWINCMTQSTGQTQCKVYDSMLVLPQDLQAARSLVIISILVALIGILLSMAGGSAQPAVEEAKSKVAIASDMFFLVSGVLCLIPVSWSSNIIIRDFYNPLLTDPQRRELGASLFIGWGSAGLMLIGGALLCCQSPQREESVYSTKYSAPRFTASGRAHV; from the coding sequence ATGACCTCCGCTGGTCTCCAGATTCTGGGCATCGTCCTGGCTCTTATCGGTTGGCTAGGGGACATTGTCATCTGTGCGTTCCCCATGTGGAAGGTGACTGCTTTCATAGGCAACAACATTGTGACAGCGCAGATGTTCTGGGAAGGCCTGTGGATAAACTGCATGACGCAGAGCACAGGCCAGACGCAGTGTAAAGTCTACGATTCCATGCTAGTGCTCCCTCAGGACCTCCAGGCCGCCAGATCTCTGGTGATCATCTCCATCCTCGTGGCCCTGATCGGCATCCTGCTCTCCATGGCAGGGGGAAGTGCACAACCTGCGGTCGAGGAGGCCAAGTCTAAGGTGGCCATTGCATCTGACATGTTTTTCCTGGTCTCTGGCGTCCTCTGCCTGATCCCCGTGTCCTGGTCATCCAACATCATTATCAGGGACTTCTACAACCCGCTGCTCACCGACCCGCAGAGGAGAGAGCTGGGAGCTTCACTGTTCATCGGATGGGGCTCTGCTGGCCTAATGCTCATCGGAGGCGCACTTCTCTGCTGCCAGTCTCCCCAGCGTGAGGAGAGTGTGTACTCTACCAAATATTCTGCCCCTCGCTTCACTGCCAGTGGAAGGGCCCATGTCTGA